The region AAGAAACTGACTCGAAAAATTTCTGGAAACATACTCTTCAAAATCTTTTTCTTCCCCCAGCATGCATAAAAATATACCTATTTTTTTACCCCTAAGATTTTCAATATTCTTTTCACAGAATTTTTTAACCCTCTTGCTTATTTTTCCAGCGTGCACGTAGCTTCCAACAACCACACAATCATATTCATTCAGAACCACTCCATAACCTTTCGCAAGATTAATAATTCTTGCCTCTTTAAATTTCTCTGCCAGGATTTTTGCGCACTTTTCTGTTGTTCCCGTGTAAGTGTCATAAGCAACCAAAACTTTCACAATCATCACCACCAACTGTATTATACGCTGACACAACTACCGGAAAACCAGCTGTCTATAGTATAATTAAAAAAACAAAGGAGATTGGAAATGTTAAACTCATGCGTTCTTGAGGCACTTATCTATTCTATTATGGCGTGTTCAACGTTGATGAGCCAGTATTTTACTATAACAGGTTTTTCGCCTTCACAGATAGGTCTTTTGATGGCGTTAATGCCGTTAACTGCTGTCTACGGAAACTACATATACTTTTCTCTGGTAGATAGATTTTCAACGATAAAAATAATAAGGATTTTTTCAATATCCGCTGTACTTTCCTCCTGGTTGCTTTATATATCAGAAGGATTCGTCATGAAATTTCTTTTCATGGCTGTGCTTGCATTTTTCCAAGCTTCATTTTTACCTTTGGTCGAATCAGCCATGATTGATCTTTCGGAAAAATATGCTTTTTCATACAACAAGATAAGAATCTTTGGTTCTATTGGATACGCAGTAGCAGCATTTTTAATAGGCCAGTTAGTTAGATTGGGGTTTGAATGGCTTTTCATTGTCCTGTCTGTCATTTTTGTACTTATAAATTTGCTAATACGAAAAATCAATATAAAAACTGAAAAGGCCGAAAAAAATCGAAAATTTGGGAAAGTACCCTCGCCTTTTCTGTTCCTCTTCATTATGGTAACAATTGCTATCGGTTTTAATCTATTCAACAGCAATTTTTTACCGGTTTTTGTAAAACACAGAAACTACAATGTGTCAATTGTTGGAACAACCTTGTCTTTAATGGCATTGAGCGAAGTCCCTTTTCTGATGTCCGCAGAAAAAATCAGAAAGAAAATTTCGAGTAAATTTCTCTTTCTTACAGGTATTTTGATAATTGGTGTAAGACTTATTCTCGTACCTATGAGCTGGTCCACCGGAAGCATGGTTTTAATCCAGATGCTTCACGGCTGGACATTTATTGTGGTTTACTATTCAACTATTTTCATCATGAGGGAAGCCTTAAAAGGTCAAACATTGAGATCAGCACAAACACTTTTCTGGATAGCTCTTCAAGGAGTGGGGCCGCTGCTTGGTTCTACGATGGGCGGCATTGTAGTCGACAGCATAGGCATTTCAAACACGTACATAACATTTGGCGCAATTTGCTTGGTTACAAGCGCCGTTTATTCCTCTTATTTTATAAAAAAACTTTGAAAAATCAGCTTTTTATTGCTCCTTCAAGGATACCAGATATGATTCTCTTTTCAAAGATCAAAAACATCAGAATTATAGGCAATCCTGCTATAGCAGACGCCGCCATTAATGACGGCCATGTGAAAACGTTTAATTTTTGATAGAGTGCGAGCCCTATCTGCACAGTCCGCATTTCTCGGGATGTGGTCAAAATTAGTGGATAAAAAACATCATTCCAGGTCAAGACAAAAGTGTTTATACCAAGTACCGAAAGGGCTGGCTTACTCAAAGGTAATATGATATAGCGAAAAATCTGAAAATCGGTTGCTCCATCTACAAATGCAGCCTGATCCAATTCAACTGGCAGCTGTTCGATATACTGTCTCATAAGAAAAATGCCAAATGGTGTTACCAGATTCGGCAAAATCAGAGCCCAGTAAGTATCTATGAAGCCAAGTTTTTTCATCAATATGAAAGTAGGAATGATCGTTACCTGCGGTGGAATCATCATCGTTCCGAGAATCAAAGAAAAAAGAAGTTCTTTGAATCTGAAATTTTTCCTTGCAAAGGCATAGGCCACCATTGAGCAGAAAAACAAATTCCCCACCACAGAGCCCGTCGAGACAATAGCGCTGTTGAGCAAATATCTTCCAAAGTAATCATCCCTGAGAACTTTAACGAAATTATAGAATGTGGGATATCTGTTCACAAGCTTTACATCATCTATATCAACCCAACCATCTCCCAGTGTCTCAATTCTTAACTGAGAAATGTGAAATGTATCCAGAGAAAGATCGCCTGGCTTAATTTCGAATCTGAGATTTTGCCATTCTCTGGATGCCGGGATATCCCTCACTATACAATAATCTACCCTGTCTTTTATATCTTTGAAGCCTACTCTTAGACGAATAGATTCTTCATTTCTTAACCTCAATTCGACGAATTTGACTTTATTTATATCTGAAGAGCCCATCGATGGTGCTATACCGGAAAAATCCTTCGAAGCGTCTATTCTCAAAAAACTATTCTCACCTTCTTTTATTAAATTTATAGTCGTTTTTACAGGTCTGACCTTACTCAGCAGAATTGCCTTCGGCAACTCAAAATCTGTGATGGTCTTTTCAATTGTCCTGTTAAACAAATCACCTTCGGGAACGAAAGCCGTAAAAAACATTAAAAACGTGGGGAAAAGCGATAACACCATAAAGATAATTAGAATCGCATAAATAAAAAATCTCATAATTGCTCACCCTTCAAAAACTTTCTTTGAATAAATGTTACCGACATAATTATCAAAAACAAGATATACGCAATAGCCGAACCATATCCCATCTCAAATTTGCGAAACGACGTATCATAAAGATAATAAACAACAGTTTGCGTGGAGTTCGCAGGGCCACCGCCGGTTAGAGTGAATATTTCTGTGAATATCTGAAAGGAACGAATTGAGTTTATTGATATGACAAAAAGTATTGTTGATTTTAGAAGTGGTAGAGTAATAGATTTCACAATCTGCCATTTTGTTGCGCCATCTATTCTTGCAGCTTCATAGAGTTGAATGGGAATACTTTGAAGGCCTGCAACAAACAAAACTGTATAATACCCTATGGCAGACCATATGTCCATAACCATTATTGACCCAAGTGCTGTTTTCGAGGATGAAAGCCAGCTTCTTGCGGGAAAATTGAACCCCAA is a window of Pseudothermotoga elfii DSM 9442 = NBRC 107921 DNA encoding:
- a CDS encoding carbohydrate ABC transporter permease, giving the protein MKKRGRITILFLLPWIVSFIFFTAYPLIFSIFVSFTDYSGLNPAMKFIGLSNYTRAFSDKIFLKALLNTFSFVIITVPITTVISLFLAILLTGGIRLKRVFQASYFLPSVISMVVISMIWLYIYSATGPLNLLLNALGFNFPARSWLSSSKTALGSIMVMDIWSAIGYYTVLFVAGLQSIPIQLYEAARIDGATKWQIVKSITLPLLKSTILFVISINSIRSFQIFTEIFTLTGGGPANSTQTVVYYLYDTSFRKFEMGYGSAIAYILFLIIMSVTFIQRKFLKGEQL
- a CDS encoding flavodoxin domain-containing protein, with the translated sequence MKVLVAYDTYTGTTEKCAKILAEKFKEARIINLAKGYGVVLNEYDCVVVGSYVHAGKISKRVKKFCEKNIENLRGKKIGIFLCMLGEEKDFEEYVSRNFSSQFLDLVKAKDYFGGELNYERMNFVFRFILKLIVKNTKPKLGVREEKIENFAKQLMD
- a CDS encoding MFS transporter; protein product: MLNSCVLEALIYSIMACSTLMSQYFTITGFSPSQIGLLMALMPLTAVYGNYIYFSLVDRFSTIKIIRIFSISAVLSSWLLYISEGFVMKFLFMAVLAFFQASFLPLVESAMIDLSEKYAFSYNKIRIFGSIGYAVAAFLIGQLVRLGFEWLFIVLSVIFVLINLLIRKINIKTEKAEKNRKFGKVPSPFLFLFIMVTIAIGFNLFNSNFLPVFVKHRNYNVSIVGTTLSLMALSEVPFLMSAEKIRKKISSKFLFLTGILIIGVRLILVPMSWSTGSMVLIQMLHGWTFIVVYYSTIFIMREALKGQTLRSAQTLFWIALQGVGPLLGSTMGGIVVDSIGISNTYITFGAICLVTSAVYSSYFIKKL
- a CDS encoding carbohydrate ABC transporter permease gives rise to the protein MRFFIYAILIIFMVLSLFPTFLMFFTAFVPEGDLFNRTIEKTITDFELPKAILLSKVRPVKTTINLIKEGENSFLRIDASKDFSGIAPSMGSSDINKVKFVELRLRNEESIRLRVGFKDIKDRVDYCIVRDIPASREWQNLRFEIKPGDLSLDTFHISQLRIETLGDGWVDIDDVKLVNRYPTFYNFVKVLRDDYFGRYLLNSAIVSTGSVVGNLFFCSMVAYAFARKNFRFKELLFSLILGTMMIPPQVTIIPTFILMKKLGFIDTYWALILPNLVTPFGIFLMRQYIEQLPVELDQAAFVDGATDFQIFRYIILPLSKPALSVLGINTFVLTWNDVFYPLILTTSREMRTVQIGLALYQKLNVFTWPSLMAASAIAGLPIILMFLIFEKRIISGILEGAIKS